Genomic DNA from Alkalihalobacterium alkalinitrilicum:
TGTTGATGAGATGAAGTCTTCGTGTTAAGATTAAATTCCTGTCGCTGAGATGACAGATTAAAAAGTTCTTTGAAAACTGAACAAAAAGCCAAGCGAAATAAAGAGATACATGATATCTCGTCAATGTTTTAAAAACGTCACAGTGATGATGACCTTCGATTAAGAACGCGAACGTCCTGCTCCTGCGATTACTCGTCGCAAATTGATGCGAAGAAGTATTTCGAGTAGAATTTGTTCGCAACATCGAAGCCAGCACATCCTGTGCAAGTGAGCTTATATCAAGCTATTTTCAATTTATTGGAGAGTTTGATCCTGGCTCAGGACGAACGCTGGCGGCGTGCCTAATACATGCAAGTCGAGCGAACCTTTCAAGAGCTTGCTCTTGAAAGGTTAGCGGCGGACGGGTGAGTAACACGTGGGCAACCTGCCCTGTAGACTGGGATAACTTCGGGAAACCGGAGCTAATACTGGATAATCAATGACACCACATGGTGTCATTGTAAAAGTTGGGATTTCTAACACTACGGGATGGGCCCGCGGCGCATTAGCTAGTTGGTGAGGTAATGGCTCACCAAGGCGACGATGCGTAGCCGACCTGAGAGGGTGATCGGCCACACTGGGACTGAGACACGGCCCAGACTCCTACGGGAGGCAGCAGTAGGGAATCTTCCGCAATGGACGAAAGTCTGACGGAGCAACGCCGCGTGAGTGATGAAGGCCTTCGGGTCGTAAAGCTCTGTTGTTAGGGAAGAACAAGTACCGTTCGAATAGGGCGGTACCTTGACGGTACCTAACCAGAAAGCCACGGCTAACTACGTGCCAGCAGCCGCGGTAATACGTAGGTGGCAAGCGTTGTCCGGAATTATTGGGCGTAAAGCGCGCGCAGGCGGTCTTTTAAGTCTGATGTGAAAGCCCACGGCTCAACCGTGGAGGGTCATTGGAAACTGGAAGACTTGAGTACAGAAGAGGAGAGTGGAATTCCACGTGTAGCGGTGAAATGCGTAGAGATGTGGAGGAACACCAGTGGCGAAGGCGACTCTCTGGTCTGTAACTGACGCTGAGGCGCGAAAGCGTGGGGAGCAAACAGGATTAGATACCCTGGTAGTCCACGCCGTAAACGATGAGTGCTAGGTGTTAGGGGTTTCGATGCCCTTAGTGCCGAAGTTAACACATTAAGCACTCCGCCTGGGGAGTACGGCCGCAAGGCTGAAACTCAAAGGAATTGACGGGGGCCCGCACAAGCGGTGGAGCATGTGGTTTAATTCGAAGCAACGCGAAGAACCTTACCAGGTCTTGACATCCCTTGAACCCTCTAGAGATAGAGTTTTCCCCTTCGGGGGACAAGGTGACAGGTGGTGCATGGTTGTCGTCAGCTCGTGTCGTGAGATGTTGGGTTAAGTCCCGCAACGAGCGCAACCCTTGATCTTAGTTGCCAGCATTTAGTTGGGCACTCTAAGGTGACTGCCGGTGACAAACCGGAGGAAGGTGGGGATGACGTCAAATCATCATGCCCCTTATGACCTGGGCTACACACGTGCTACAATGGATGGTACAAAGGGCAGCGAAACCGCGAGGTCGAGCCAATCCCATAAAACCATTCTCAGTTCGGATTGTAGGCTGCAACTCGCCTACATGAAGCCGGAATCGCTAGTAATCGCGGATCAGCATGCCGCGGTGAATACGTTCCCGGGCCTTGTACACACCGCCCGTCACACCACGAGAGTTTGTAACACCCGAAGTCGGTGGGGTAACCTTTTGGAGCCAGCCGCCTAAGGTGGGACAGATGATTGGGGTGAAGTCGTAACAAGGTAGCCGTATCGGAAGGTGCGGCTGGATCACCTCCTTTCTATGGAGTATTTACTCTAGTCGATGCATACTTCGAGTATGTACGCTTTGGTCTTTTTTGTTCAGTTTTGAGAGAACTCAAAACTCTCTGATTTACTTTTTGCATCTGTGTCTACGAGCAACGCTTCGAAGTAAGCTTCCTCGATGCAAGGCTGCAAGAAGTATAACTTAGATGACTGTTCAAGTTGTAATTGAAGTCAGTTGCCTTGTTCAGTTTTGAAAGAATTTACTTCTTTCAATTGATATATTTCTAAATTAAGTGACGAATTAGAAGCAAGGAGTACGAGGCGGCAAGCTCACGAGTAGCGGAATGTACGTTTAAAGTGTACATGAGCAACGCAGAGAGCGCAGCCAACGAAGTAATCCGCCGCTTATCATTCGTCAGTGGTTCTTTGAAAACTGGATAATGACTAGAAATGACATCAAGATTTCACTGGGTTGCACATTGTGTAACCAAGAGTAACTTGAGTCGTCAAGAATTCAACAACCTTTATAGATTTAAGAGACAAATTAGAAGCAAGGAGTACGAGGTGGCAAGTTCTCAAGTAGCAGAATGTACGTTTAAAGTGTACATGAGCAACGCAGAGAGCGCAGTCAACGAAGTAATCCGCCGCTTATCATTTGTCGAATGGTTAAGTTAGAAAGGGCGCACGGTGAATGCCTTGGCACTAGGAGCCGAAGAAGGACGCGACGAACAGCGAAATGCCTCGGGGAGCTGTAAGTAAGCTTTGATCCGGGGATATCCGAATGGGGGAACCCACCATCCGTAATGGGATGGTACCCATACCTGAATACATAGGGTATGAGGAGGCAGACCTGGGGAACTGAAACATCTAAGTACCCAGAGGAAGAGAAAGCAAATGCGATTTCCTGAGTAGCGGCGAGCGAAACGGAATTAGCCCAAACCAAGAGGCTTGCCTCTTGGGGTTGTAGGACGTCTCACATGGAGTAAGAAAAGACGATCATAGGCGAAGCGGTCTGGAAAGACCCGTCAGAGAAGGTAACAACCCTGTAGCCAAAATGATCGTCTCTCCGAGACGGATCCTGAGTACGGCGGGACACGTGAAACCCCGTCGGAAGCAGGGAGGACCATCTCCCAAGGCTAAATACTCCCTAGTGACCGATAGTGAACCAGTACCGTGAGGGAAAGGTGAAAAGCACCCCGGAAGGGGAGTGAAAGAGATCCTGAAACCGTGTGCCTACAAGTAGTCAGAGCCCATTTACGGGTGATGGCGTGCCTTTTGTAGAATGAACCGGCGAGTTACGATCCCGTGCAAGGTTAAGCTGATAAGGCGGAGCCGCAGCGAAAGCGAGTCTGAATAGGGCGAATAAGTACGTGGTCGTAGACCCGAAACCGTGTGATCTACCCATGTCCAGGGTGAAGTTCAGGTAACACTGAATGGAGGCCCGAACCCACGCATGTTGAAAAATGCGGGGATGAGGTGTGGGTAGGGGTGAAATGCCAATCGAACTCGGAAATAGCTGGTTCTCCCCGAAATAGCTTTAGGGCTAGCCTCGAGGGAAGAGTATTGGAGGTAGAGCACTGATTGGGCTAGGGGTCCCCACAGGATTACCGAACTCAGTCAAACTCCGAATGCCAAATACTTATCCTCGGGAGTCAGACTGCGAGTGCTAAGATCCGTAGTCAAGAGGGAAACAGCCCAGACCGTCAGCTAAGGTCCCCAAGTATACGTTAAGTGGTAAAGGATGTGGAGTTGCCCAGACAACCAGGATGTTGGCTTAGAAGCAGCCACCATTTAAAGAGTGCGTAATAGCTCACTGGTCGAGTGACTCTGCGCCGAAAATGTACCGGGGCTAAACGTATCACCGAAGCTACGGCTTGTCCTTACGGACAGGGGTAGGGGAGCGTTCTAAGTGCAGCGAAGTCAGACCGGAAGGACTGGTGGAGCGCTTAGAAGTGAGAATGCCGGTATGAGTAGCGAAAAGAGGGGTGAGAATCCCCTCCGTCGAAAGCCTAAGGTTTCCTGAGGAAGGCTCGTCCGCTCAGGGTAAGTCGGGACCTAAGCCGAGGCCGAAAGGCGTAGGCGATGGACAACAGGTTGAAATTCCTGTACCACCTCCTCACCGTTTGAGCAATGGGGGGACGCAGTAAGGTAGGGTAAGCGCGCTGATGGATGCGCGTCTAAGCAGTTAGGCTGGTAAGTAGGCAAATCCGCTTACCATAAAGGCTGAGCTGTGATAGCGAGGGAAATTAAGTACCGAAGTTCCTGATCCTACACTGCCAAGAAAAGCCTCTAGCGAGGTGAGAGGTGCCCGTACCGCAAACCGACACAGGTAGGCGGGAAGAGAATTCTAAGACGCTCGGGAGAACTCTCGTTAAGGAACTCGGCAAAATGACCCCGTAACTTCGGGAGAAGGGGTGCTCTGTTAGGGTGTATGCCCGAGAGAGCCGCAGTGAATAGGTCCAAGCGACTGTTTAGCAAAAACACAGGTCTCTGCGAAGCCGCAAGGCGAAGTATAGGGGCTGACACCTGCCCGGTGCTGGAAGGTTAAGGGGAGTGGTTAGGCGCAAGCCGAAGCTGTGAACCGAAGCCCCAGTAAACGGCGGCCGTAACTATAACGGTCCTAAGGTAGCGAAATTCCTTGTCGGGTAAGTTCCGACCCGCACGAATGGTGTAACGACTTGGACACTGTCTCAACGAGAGACCCGGTGAAATTATATTACCTGTGAAGATGCAGGTTACCCGCGACAGGACGGAAAGACCCCATGGAGCTTTACTGTAGCTTGATATTGGATTTTGGTACAGCTTGTACAGGATAGGTAGGAGCCTTGGAAGCGTGAGCGCCAGCTTACGTGGAGGCGTCGGTGGGATACTACCCTGGCTGTATTGAAGTTCTAACCTCGAACCGTGATCCGGTTCAGGGACAGTGTCAGGTGGGCAGTTTGACTGGGGCGGTCGCCTCCTAAACAGTAACGGAGGCGCCCAAAGGTTCCCTCAGAATGGTTGGAAATCATTCGTAGAGTGCAAAGGCATAAGGGAGCTTGACTGCGAGACCTACAAGTCGAGCAGGGACGAAAGTCGGGCTTAGTGATCCGGTGGTTCCGCATGGAAGGGCCATCGCTCAACGGATAAAAGCTACCCTGGGGATAACAGGCTTATCTCCCCCAAGAGTCCACATCGACGGGGAGGTTTGGCACCTCGATGTCGGCTCATCGCATCCTGGGGCTGAAGTAGGTCCCAAGGGTTGGGCTGTTCGCCCATTAAAGCGGTACGCGAGCTGGGTTCAGAACGTCGTGAGACAGTTCGGTCCCTATCCGTCGTGGGCGTAGGAAATTTGAGAGGAGCTGTCCTTAGTACGAGAGGACCGGGATGGACACACCGCTGGTGTACCAGTTGTTCCGCCAGGAGCATAGCTGGGTAGCTACGTGTGGACGGGATAAGCGCTGAAAGCATCTAAGCGTGAAGCCCCCCTCAAGATGAGATTTCCCATTACGTTAAGTAAGTAAGACCCCTTAGAGATGATGAGGTTGATAGGTCTCGGGTGGAAGCGTGGCGACACGTGGAGCTGAGAGATACTAATCGGTCGAGGGCTTATCCAAATAGAAAAGCTGAAATGCCTTGGTCAGATTTGCCGTGCATTGAAGCTTTAGAAGGCGAAGTGGTGACACTTCAACTGAAGAAGCGAAATGACACAAAAATCTATGCATTGAAGCTAGACAAACATAAAGCGTTGACATTCTTCTAGTACATTATCCAGTTTTGAGAGAATGACTCTCAATCATAAGCATCGTATAAATGCGAAGCTTATCAAAATTTTAAAAAGGATTTTCAGAAGCAAGAAGTTCGAGGAAGTGAAATTCTGAGGAGTGGAGCGTTTCAAGACATACGTGAACACCGAAAGAATTGAGACTGACGAAGAAATTCGCCGCTTATCAAAATCCGTCTAGTCTAGTGGCGATAGCGAAGAGGTCACACCCGTTCCCATGCCGAACACGGAAGTTAAGCTCTTCAGCGCCGATGGTAGTTGGGGGCTTCCCCCTGTGAGAGTAGGACGTCGCTAGGCACCAGGCACAATCCATGTGGGTTGTGCTTTTTTGTATGTAAACGATAAGTAAGCTTAAGAGCTTTTAACTCGAAGAGGCAACATCTGCGGTGGGCAAGCCTATGGAATCTATATGAGAGAACAGAGAAGCAAGGCATCATGTCCCTTGTGAGAGGAAACCTTTCTTTACGTAGAACGATATGAATGCTACAAAAGACAAAGAGAGGATTAAGATGTTAGCAATGGTTTTATTGAAGGGGTATTATTACAACATCACAAGTTTTACAAGGAAAGACCACTTATCGTGTAATAGGTGGTCTTTCAACGTAGTTTGGAAAACTAAGCAAGGTTAGAGTACTTTTTTTGAGGACTTATTAATTATTGTTATTGTTGTTGCGGTTGTTGATGTTGTCAACGTTATTATCACGAGCTAATTCAACGTTAGCATTATCAACGTTTAATTCTTGGTCATTATTATTGTTGTTATTGTTGTTGCGGTTATTATTACGATTGTTTAAGTTGTTGTTGTTGTTGTTGTTTGTCATTTTTAACACCTCCCGAAAATTAATGTACCCTTTTAATACTGAGATATTCACCTCAAAGTATAATTGTAAATTAAAACTTACTCCAATAAACTTTCTTAATGTCAACAAATATGTCTTTTTCTTAAAAAAATCTTCAGTTGCTTCAGTTGACTGTAACACTTTAGAAGTGACAGCTCATCATTCGACTCAAATATTAGAGGAAGGGAATTTTATAATTTAAATACTCTCATACAACAAGGTAAAAAGAGAAAATTGGTAAAAGTATAAGAAAAAATATTTAAGAAATAATATCAACGTATTACATATTACGGAGGTGTCCTCATGTTCTTTAACGTAAAAGAATTACAATACACAGCAAAACCTAGTAAACCTGATCTGTCTATGCAAAAAAGCTTCAGGAGGTGTTAGGAGGCCAGTTTGGTGAAATATCAGTAATGATGCAATATCTATTTCAAGGATGGAACTGCCACGCAGAAAAAAAGTATCGTGATATGTTGCTGGATATTGGTACTGAAGAAATGGCGCATGTTGAGATGCTTGCTACAATGATTGCCCAACTTTTAGATAATGCACCTGTTGAAGAGCAAGAGGAGGCAGCGAAAGATCCGATCATTGCAAGTGTTATGGGTGGTATGAACACTCAACATGCAATCGTAAACGGATTAGGCGCTAGTCCTAACGATAGTACAGGATACCCATGGACGGCTCGGTACACTATTGCTAGTGGGAATTTGTTAGCCGATTTTAGAGCCAACTTAAATGCCGAATCACAAGGTAGGCTTCAAGTCGTTCGTTTATATGAGATGACTGATGATCCTGGGGTAAGAGACATGCTTTCTTTCCTTATTGCCCGTGACAGCTACCATCAAAATCAGTGGGCAGCCGCCATTTCAGAGTTAGAAGAGAAGGAAGGCTTAGTTGTTCCTAGTACGTTTAACAGACAATATGAGAAATCAGATGTTGCCTATACTTTTATGAATTGTTCAGAAGGGACGGAAAGCCTACAAGGACGTTGGGCATCTGGTACCTCTATGGATGGGTTAGGAATGTTCAAGTATGAAGAGAAGCCAGTCGGCACAGGACAAGCACCTGAATTATCTCCTGCCCCTGGTTATATTCATGGAACACCCAACAAAACACCTTAAATAATCTAACATTGTACCGATTGAAATACTAGAGCCAAGACATAGTAAAGCTTAGATATACAAGATAAAATAAAGGTAAAATTATCGACTTTAATTTTATCAGCTAGAGTCCAATAACATCAAAAAACCATTTAGCCTCATCCAATGAGCTAAATGGTTCTTCGCTAGTTAAATACTTTTCTTCTGTTCAGTGTTTCGATTAAAGTAAAGTGGCGCAAGGCTTTCGGGTAACCGTTGGATCGATTGGTTGACCATGTCTAGTTTTTTCTCGACACGATGAAGTAGGTAAAGGGTCACAACCACAGGGAAGCCAAACTCACTTAAAAGCGGTAGCCACAATTCCATCTTTAACTCCTCCTTTTTAATGAAACTATGAAAAAGGAAGAGGGAAGACCTCCTCCTTTTCCACCATTAT
This window encodes:
- a CDS encoding YvrJ family protein, with the protein product MELWLPLLSEFGFPVVVTLYLLHRVEKKLDMVNQSIQRLPESLAPLYFNRNTEQKKSI